The Enterobacter asburiae genomic sequence CGTTAACCCGTTAAACATATTCAGACCGGCGATAAAGGCGAGTATGCCCAACCCAAGCGCCTGCAACAGACTGATTTCCATTGTGAATCCCTCAGAGCAGTTTAAAGAGATCCAAAGCAGTTTCTGTTGGAACGCCCTGAACGAAGCATTCCACACCGGCCGCTTTCAGGCCGTTGAACGCGGCGATATCGTTCGCGTCGACAGAGACCGTTTTGGCAATTTGTTGTTTGCCACTGGCGTAGTGCATATTTCCGACGTTAATACGGGTGATGGGTACGCCGCCCTCGACCAGCTTCAGAAAATCGGCGGGTGATTTGCAGACCAGCAGGATTTTCTGGCGGTCAGCGGCGCGGTGAATGTTGTCGATCACCTTTTGCAGCGACCAGAAGCGCACGGCGATCCCTTCCGCGAGCACCATTTCCATCAGGTTCTGTTGAACCGGATCCTCAGCGACCTCATCGTTAGCGACGAGCACCAGGTTTGCCCCCGCAA encodes the following:
- the agaV gene encoding PTS N-acetylgalactosamine transporter subunit IIB, producing the protein MPNIVLCRIDERLIHGQVGVQWVGFAGANLVLVANDEVAEDPVQQNLMEMVLAEGIAVRFWSLQKVIDNIHRAADRQKILLVCKSPADFLKLVEGGVPITRINVGNMHYASGKQQIAKTVSVDANDIAAFNGLKAAGVECFVQGVPTETALDLFKLL